One genomic segment of Trichococcus shcherbakoviae includes these proteins:
- a CDS encoding NAD(P)-dependent oxidoreductase, with the protein MEKIGFIGTGVMGSSMIRHLLNAGYPVHVYNRTKSRADAVIAEGAKWCDTPADVTAQADIIITIVGYPTDVEETYFGDAGIFSQADDHHILIDMTTSTPTLAEKIYAFGKEKGIRTLDAPVSGGDKGAQNGTLTTMVGGDEETFDAAKDVLSVFSSKVMLQGPAGSGQHTKMANQIMVAGTMTGMTELLVYSKAAGLDLERVIEQVGSGSAANWSLTNYGPRILKEDYTAGFFVKHFVKDLKIALDEAEKMGIDLPATRQASLLYEQLADKGFADDGTQALVKLWWGE; encoded by the coding sequence ATGGAAAAAATTGGTTTTATAGGAACGGGTGTCATGGGCTCATCCATGATCAGACATCTTTTGAATGCGGGCTATCCTGTCCATGTCTATAATCGAACGAAGAGCAGGGCTGATGCGGTCATCGCAGAGGGGGCAAAATGGTGCGATACGCCGGCCGATGTGACGGCGCAAGCAGATATCATCATCACGATAGTAGGCTATCCGACAGACGTTGAAGAGACCTATTTTGGTGATGCCGGAATCTTCTCGCAAGCGGATGACCACCATATTCTCATTGATATGACGACGAGTACGCCGACATTGGCGGAAAAAATATATGCTTTTGGGAAAGAAAAAGGGATTCGGACTCTGGATGCCCCGGTATCAGGCGGAGACAAGGGTGCGCAGAACGGAACGCTCACAACGATGGTAGGCGGAGATGAAGAAACATTTGATGCCGCAAAAGATGTCTTGTCGGTTTTTTCGAGCAAAGTAATGCTGCAAGGACCAGCCGGCAGTGGCCAACACACTAAAATGGCCAACCAGATCATGGTTGCAGGCACGATGACCGGTATGACCGAGTTGCTTGTTTATTCTAAAGCTGCCGGATTGGATCTGGAACGCGTAATCGAGCAAGTCGGTTCCGGCAGCGCCGCGAACTGGTCTTTGACGAACTATGGTCCTCGAATCCTGAAGGAAGATTACACAGCAGGGTTCTTCGTCAAACATTTTGTCAAAGACCTTAAAATTGCGCTGGATGAAGCGGAGAAGATGGGCATCGATTTGCCGGCTACAAGACAGGCGTCGCTCCTTTACGAACAATTAGCGGACAAAGGTTTCGCTGATGATGGTACGCAAGCGTTGGTGAAGCTTTGGTGGGGCGAATAA
- the yhbY gene encoding ribosome assembly RNA-binding protein YhbY, which yields MELRGKQKQYLKKEAHHMNPLFQVGKGGLNEEMLYQIGEALEKRELLKIALLQNTDEETEDVAAVIEEKLQAKVVQQIGRTLVLFKPSTKEKNRRYSTVVEKI from the coding sequence ATGGAATTAAGAGGCAAACAAAAACAATATCTGAAAAAAGAAGCGCACCATATGAATCCGCTCTTCCAAGTGGGTAAAGGTGGATTGAACGAAGAGATGCTTTACCAAATCGGGGAAGCATTGGAGAAAAGGGAATTGCTGAAAATCGCTCTTCTGCAGAACACGGATGAAGAAACGGAAGATGTCGCTGCAGTGATCGAAGAAAAACTGCAAGCGAAAGTCGTCCAACAGATCGGACGCACGCTTGTGTTGTTCAAACCCTCAACCAAAGAAAAGAATCGTCGTTATTCGACTGTCGTTGAAAAAATCTAA
- a CDS encoding phosphocarrier protein HPr: MERKEYHVIAETGIHARPATLLVQTASKFNSDINLEYKGKSVNLKSIMGVMSLGVGQGADVVITAEGPDEADAMAGITETMVKEGLAE, encoded by the coding sequence ATGGAAAGAAAAGAATATCACGTAATCGCAGAAACAGGGATTCACGCACGTCCAGCAACTTTATTGGTGCAAACTGCAAGCAAATTTAATTCAGATATCAATTTAGAATACAAAGGTAAATCAGTTAACTTAAAATCCATCATGGGTGTAATGTCATTAGGCGTAGGCCAAGGCGCTGATGTTGTCATCACTGCAGAAGGTCCGGACGAAGCAGACGCTATGGCTGGAATCACTGAAACAATGGTAAAAGAAGGGCTAGCAGAGTAA
- a CDS encoding homoserine dehydrogenase, which translates to MANKIYVGLLGLGTIGTGVARIIGGHQNKINQVVGQEVVIKTVLDRDIEKCKTFFGDAVHCTDNFDEILNDEEISIIVELIGYVPAAKDYISKAFAAGKHVVSANKDLVALHGKELVTLAKANKCDFLYEAAVAGGVPILRAITESFASDNIQKVMGIVNGTTNFMMTKMDKEGYSYDEALALAQELGFAEKNPTSDVDGLDAARKMVILARLAFGTNDVTLDDVAVTGIRNVSINDIKLANRLGYKIKLIGTAEKIDDSVNVEVGPVFVPESHPLASVNNEMNAVFVAGEALGETMFYGAGAGELPTATAVVSDVMNIAKNILMGTTGNIFNEYEVETRIAKPEQVINPVFMRLEVTDRAGQFLELAKIFATAEVSFDKIIQEPLANGKAIIVIVTHPMSKAQENEIIQAMEDNDDMKLKVHFKVLEH; encoded by the coding sequence ATGGCAAACAAGATTTACGTAGGTTTATTAGGACTAGGAACGATAGGGACTGGCGTTGCCCGCATCATCGGCGGCCACCAAAATAAAATCAATCAAGTCGTCGGACAGGAAGTAGTCATCAAAACGGTTCTGGACCGCGATATCGAAAAATGCAAAACGTTCTTTGGCGATGCTGTTCATTGCACAGATAATTTTGATGAGATTTTGAATGACGAAGAAATTTCGATCATAGTAGAATTGATCGGATATGTTCCGGCAGCAAAAGACTACATCTCCAAAGCTTTTGCTGCTGGAAAGCATGTCGTTTCAGCGAATAAAGATCTTGTGGCTTTGCATGGAAAAGAATTGGTCACTCTGGCGAAAGCGAACAAATGCGATTTCTTGTATGAAGCAGCTGTTGCTGGCGGTGTGCCGATCTTGCGTGCGATCACGGAAAGTTTCGCTTCCGACAACATCCAAAAAGTCATGGGAATCGTGAACGGTACGACCAACTTCATGATGACGAAAATGGACAAAGAAGGCTACTCTTACGATGAAGCCTTGGCATTGGCACAGGAATTAGGCTTTGCTGAAAAAAATCCGACAAGCGATGTCGATGGGTTGGATGCAGCGCGCAAAATGGTCATTTTGGCTCGTCTTGCCTTCGGAACGAATGATGTGACTTTGGATGATGTAGCAGTGACGGGTATCCGCAACGTTTCCATCAACGACATCAAATTGGCGAATCGTTTAGGCTACAAAATCAAGCTGATCGGTACTGCCGAAAAAATCGACGACAGCGTCAATGTGGAAGTCGGACCGGTATTTGTTCCGGAATCACATCCTTTGGCCAGCGTCAACAATGAAATGAATGCTGTCTTTGTGGCTGGGGAAGCCCTTGGGGAGACGATGTTCTACGGTGCTGGAGCTGGCGAGTTGCCTACCGCAACAGCCGTCGTCAGTGATGTGATGAATATCGCTAAAAATATCCTTATGGGAACCACCGGGAACATCTTTAACGAATATGAGGTAGAGACCCGAATCGCGAAGCCTGAGCAGGTTATCAATCCTGTATTCATGCGTTTGGAAGTTACCGATCGTGCTGGACAGTTTTTGGAATTGGCGAAAATCTTCGCCACTGCGGAAGTCAGCTTCGATAAAATCATCCAAGAGCCATTGGCAAACGGCAAAGCGATCATTGTCATCGTTACGCATCCGATGTCGAAAGCGCAAGAAAATGAAATCATCCAGGCGATGGAAGATAATGATGATATGAAATTGAAAGTCCATTTCAAAGTGTTGGAACACTGA
- a CDS encoding glycosyltransferase, giving the protein MFTDSYFPQVSGVSTSIRTLKEELEAEGHEVIIFTTTDPKADEAEENIIRLTSIPFLSFKDRRVAVKGMNKALKEAKKQNIDIVHTHTEFSLGLTGKFVGYMLQIPTVHTYHTMYEKYLHYIAKGKVVKPRAVKIASRYFCNSTMGIIAPSEQMKEKLASYNIYKEIRVIPTGVKIPERIAGIKTSKRKELGISDSELVLLSLSRLSSEKNLDKLVHAFPEVVEAYPSAKLVFVGDGPMRHELEALVSEMDLTRNVIFVGEVRNEDVSEYYQMADIYINASESETQGLTYLESIVNGCPVIAKRNDYLSGLITEDSLGMLFEEDDKIGKTIIAYADFFHSSDVAINQEVWDELMQEISSKAFAGAVLSYYQTSIDIYESQPREELKLRVNLLEKIKR; this is encoded by the coding sequence ATGTTTACAGATTCGTATTTTCCTCAAGTGAGCGGGGTATCCACTTCAATCCGCACCTTGAAAGAGGAATTGGAGGCAGAAGGTCATGAGGTCATCATTTTTACCACAACCGACCCGAAAGCTGACGAAGCTGAAGAAAATATAATCCGTTTGACCAGTATCCCGTTCTTGTCTTTCAAAGATCGTCGGGTTGCGGTGAAAGGGATGAACAAAGCGTTGAAGGAAGCGAAGAAACAGAATATCGATATCGTGCATACGCATACGGAGTTCAGTTTGGGATTGACGGGCAAATTTGTTGGCTATATGCTGCAGATTCCGACAGTGCATACCTACCACACCATGTACGAAAAATATCTGCACTACATCGCTAAAGGGAAAGTTGTGAAGCCCCGGGCTGTTAAGATAGCCTCCCGTTATTTCTGCAACAGTACGATGGGCATCATTGCTCCAAGCGAGCAAATGAAGGAGAAATTGGCATCTTACAACATCTACAAGGAAATCCGCGTCATCCCAACGGGTGTCAAGATACCAGAACGGATTGCCGGCATCAAAACCAGCAAGCGCAAAGAGTTGGGCATTTCGGATTCCGAATTGGTGCTGCTCTCCCTCAGCAGGTTGTCCTCAGAAAAAAATCTGGACAAGCTTGTTCATGCCTTTCCTGAGGTTGTCGAAGCCTACCCGTCCGCGAAGCTTGTGTTTGTCGGGGATGGGCCGATGCGCCATGAATTGGAAGCGCTGGTGTCGGAAATGGATTTGACCCGAAACGTGATTTTCGTCGGCGAAGTGAGAAATGAAGATGTGAGCGAATATTACCAGATGGCGGATATTTATATCAATGCTTCAGAATCTGAGACGCAAGGCTTGACCTACTTGGAATCAATCGTGAACGGGTGTCCGGTCATCGCGAAACGGAATGACTATTTATCCGGTCTGATAACAGAGGATAGCTTAGGGATGTTGTTCGAAGAGGATGACAAAATCGGCAAGACAATCATCGCCTATGCGGACTTTTTTCATAGTTCCGATGTTGCGATCAACCAAGAAGTATGGGATGAACTGATGCAGGAAATTTCTTCAAAAGCATTTGCGGGTGCCGTATTGAGCTATTATCAAACAAGTATCGACATTTATGAATCGCAGCCGCGCGAAGAATTGAAATTGAGAGTGAATCTCCTGGAAAAAATCAAACGTTGA
- the yqeK gene encoding bis(5'-nucleosyl)-tetraphosphatase (symmetrical) YqeK, with the protein MTKTELAYTGIYTDWTREAILAEVEKQMKPSRFQHVLRVEACSIQLAEKYGAAVEACSLAALLHDFSKEHDPESMKAIVLSEGMDSEMTGYGSEIMHGPVGAYYAKTLFGITDEAILGAIRQHTIGGETMTLIGKVLFIADYIESGRAFKGVDEARRLAADSLDEAAYFKIEKTIIHLVKKELPIYPGTIYVYNSWIQRKVGKSE; encoded by the coding sequence ATGACGAAGACTGAGCTTGCATACACAGGGATCTATACGGATTGGACGCGGGAAGCCATTTTGGCGGAAGTGGAAAAACAGATGAAGCCATCGCGTTTTCAGCATGTGCTGCGGGTCGAAGCCTGTTCCATCCAATTGGCGGAAAAATACGGCGCAGCTGTGGAAGCCTGTTCTTTGGCCGCTCTCCTGCACGACTTTTCCAAAGAGCATGACCCGGAAAGCATGAAGGCAATCGTCCTGTCCGAAGGGATGGACAGCGAAATGACCGGTTACGGCAGCGAAATCATGCATGGCCCTGTCGGCGCTTATTATGCCAAAACGCTATTCGGAATCACGGACGAGGCTATCCTTGGCGCAATCCGCCAGCATACAATCGGTGGCGAGACGATGACCCTGATCGGGAAAGTCCTCTTCATCGCCGATTACATCGAATCAGGACGCGCCTTCAAGGGTGTGGACGAAGCCAGAAGACTGGCTGCGGACAGCCTGGATGAGGCAGCATATTTTAAAATAGAAAAAACAATCATCCACCTGGTGAAGAAAGAACTGCCGATTTATCCCGGCACAATCTATGTCTACAACAGTTGGATCCAAAGAAAAGTGGGGAAATCAGAATGA
- the yqeH gene encoding ribosome biogenesis GTPase YqeH has product MTKEELTEDLYCIGCGAKIQTDDPTERGYTPAAALQKGLDSGQLYCQRCFRLRHYNQMEKVSVTDDEFLAMLNTISMEDALIVNVIDLFDVYGSMIPGLHRFAGKNKVLVVGNKVDVLPKSVKLSRVKQWLTEQVQSVGLRPVDVMLVSGKKATSIDDLLETIEEHRDGRDVYVVGVTNVGKSTVMNQIIRAATGNKEDVITTSQFPGTTLDQIRIPLDDGHFLIDTPGIIHHHQMAHVLSPKELKLVAPQHEIKPITYQLNPEQTLFLGGASRFDFISGEKSSFTCYFSNDLNIHRTKLEKADEFYAKHLGTLLQPPSAEDAGNFPPLVRREFNVKVPSDIVFSGLGWITVRKPGKVAAWVPQGVDAVMRKPII; this is encoded by the coding sequence TTGACTAAAGAAGAATTAACAGAAGATCTCTATTGCATCGGCTGTGGGGCGAAAATCCAGACCGATGATCCGACCGAACGAGGGTATACCCCGGCGGCCGCTCTGCAAAAGGGATTGGATTCCGGGCAATTATACTGCCAACGCTGTTTCAGATTGCGCCACTACAATCAGATGGAAAAAGTATCCGTCACGGATGATGAGTTTTTGGCTATGCTGAATACCATCTCGATGGAAGATGCCTTGATCGTCAACGTCATCGATCTGTTTGATGTGTACGGCAGCATGATCCCCGGCTTGCATCGCTTTGCGGGCAAAAATAAAGTGTTGGTTGTCGGAAATAAAGTGGATGTTTTGCCGAAATCGGTCAAACTGTCCCGTGTGAAGCAATGGTTGACGGAACAGGTGCAGTCAGTAGGCTTGCGCCCGGTTGATGTCATGCTGGTAAGCGGCAAGAAAGCGACGTCCATCGATGATCTGTTGGAAACCATCGAAGAACACCGGGATGGCAGAGATGTTTATGTCGTGGGCGTTACGAACGTAGGTAAATCCACTGTCATGAACCAGATCATCCGTGCGGCGACAGGCAACAAGGAAGATGTCATCACGACTTCCCAATTCCCTGGCACAACGTTGGATCAGATCCGTATTCCTTTGGACGATGGGCATTTCCTCATCGATACGCCGGGGATCATCCATCATCATCAGATGGCGCATGTGCTGAGCCCGAAAGAATTGAAGCTCGTAGCGCCGCAACACGAAATCAAACCGATCACTTATCAATTGAACCCGGAACAGACACTGTTCTTGGGCGGCGCATCGCGCTTTGATTTCATCAGTGGAGAAAAATCATCCTTCACTTGCTATTTCTCGAATGACTTGAACATTCACCGCACCAAATTGGAAAAAGCGGATGAATTCTATGCAAAACATCTGGGGACCCTTCTTCAGCCGCCGTCTGCGGAAGACGCTGGAAATTTCCCGCCGTTGGTCAGACGTGAATTCAATGTCAAAGTACCGTCCGATATCGTATTTTCCGGATTGGGATGGATTACTGTCCGCAAACCAGGTAAAGTCGCAGCATGGGTCCCGCAAGGCGTGGACGCTGTCATGCGCAAACCGATCATTTAA
- a CDS encoding nicotinate-nucleotide adenylyltransferase, with translation MIIEETEVETQIAFQDRKRIGIMGGTFSPPHLGHLIVAQQVGEQLGLDKIYFMPDAEPPHVDEKESIPAKHRESMVRLSIAGNPLFDIETIELERGGKSFTIETMKLLTAMHPDTDYYFIIGGDMVEYLPKWERIDELVQLVQFVGVARPGYGRESIYPIIWVDAPLIDISSTEIRKMVKTGRSIRYLVKEDVKDYILKEGLYLDDED, from the coding sequence ATGATCATCGAAGAAACCGAGGTCGAGACGCAGATCGCTTTCCAGGACCGGAAACGCATCGGCATCATGGGAGGGACCTTCAGTCCGCCCCATTTAGGCCATCTGATCGTCGCGCAGCAGGTTGGGGAACAACTCGGCTTGGATAAGATCTATTTCATGCCCGATGCCGAACCCCCTCATGTCGACGAAAAAGAATCGATCCCGGCGAAACATCGCGAGTCGATGGTGCGGTTGTCCATTGCGGGCAATCCGCTGTTCGATATCGAAACGATCGAGTTGGAGCGGGGCGGCAAGAGTTTCACGATCGAGACGATGAAATTATTGACTGCCATGCATCCGGACACCGATTATTATTTCATCATCGGCGGGGACATGGTGGAATACTTGCCGAAGTGGGAACGCATCGATGAATTGGTGCAACTTGTGCAGTTCGTCGGCGTCGCCAGGCCAGGATACGGAAGGGAAAGCATCTATCCGATCATTTGGGTTGATGCGCCGTTGATCGACATCAGTTCGACGGAAATCCGCAAGATGGTCAAAACCGGCCGCTCGATCCGTTATTTGGTGAAAGAGGACGTCAAAGATTACATTTTGAAAGAAGGACTCTATCTCGATGACGAAGACTGA
- a CDS encoding YkuJ family protein, giving the protein MKPSQLSAILRRLEVMMEDNGDVEIRRFEKAGVERCVVKYNRDTESFELEEHDSNQTYQFDDLDLVAIEIYELLQD; this is encoded by the coding sequence ATGAAACCTTCACAGCTCTCAGCGATCCTTCGTCGCCTAGAAGTAATGATGGAAGACAATGGTGATGTCGAAATCCGTCGTTTTGAAAAAGCAGGCGTAGAACGTTGCGTCGTTAAATACAACCGCGATACGGAAAGTTTTGAATTGGAAGAACACGATTCAAACCAAACTTATCAATTTGATGATCTTGATTTAGTTGCCATCGAAATTTACGAATTATTACAAGATTAA
- the thrB gene encoding homoserine kinase: protein MFDIRVPATSANLGPGFDSLGLAVSLYLTLTVKEEADEWEILHDLGAGIPTDKTNLIIETALSLAPDMAPRKITMTSEVPAARGLGSSSAAIVAGIELANQCADLQLSIDDKIQIATRIEGHPDNVTPAITGDFTVGAVLDSKVYWTKASFPETALVVTIPEKELLTKESRAVLPDALPFKEAIKGSSISNMLVAAVFSGDIEKAGALMEQDVFHEPYRGALVPELSQVRELGHEMGAYGTYLSGAGTTILTMIHPEKAAAFVAAAKAAVKDSEVKLLHVEKNGVQVIK from the coding sequence ATGTTTGATATCCGTGTACCGGCAACTTCCGCCAATTTGGGGCCAGGGTTCGATTCCCTTGGATTGGCTGTATCATTATATTTGACCTTGACTGTAAAAGAAGAGGCCGACGAGTGGGAAATCCTCCATGATTTGGGAGCAGGGATTCCGACTGATAAAACGAATCTGATTATTGAAACCGCATTGTCTTTGGCGCCGGACATGGCGCCAAGGAAAATCACGATGACGAGTGAAGTGCCTGCTGCCAGAGGTTTGGGCAGCAGTTCGGCTGCTATCGTTGCAGGGATTGAGTTGGCCAATCAATGCGCAGATCTGCAATTGAGCATTGATGATAAAATTCAAATCGCAACACGCATTGAAGGCCATCCTGACAATGTGACACCTGCCATCACCGGAGATTTTACGGTCGGAGCCGTTTTGGATTCCAAAGTATACTGGACGAAAGCGAGTTTCCCTGAAACTGCTTTGGTAGTGACGATTCCGGAAAAGGAATTGTTGACGAAAGAGAGCAGGGCTGTTTTGCCGGATGCGCTTCCGTTCAAGGAAGCTATCAAAGGCAGCAGCATCTCGAATATGTTGGTGGCGGCTGTTTTCTCGGGTGACATCGAAAAAGCGGGCGCATTGATGGAGCAGGATGTCTTCCATGAGCCTTATCGCGGCGCCTTGGTTCCGGAATTGAGTCAAGTTCGGGAATTGGGGCATGAGATGGGCGCGTACGGTACTTACCTGAGTGGTGCCGGCACGACGATACTCACGATGATCCATCCTGAAAAGGCAGCAGCATTCGTAGCTGCGGCAAAAGCAGCTGTCAAAGACAGTGAAGTCAAGTTGCTGCATGTTGAAAAAAATGGCGTGCAAGTAATCAAATAA
- a CDS encoding YqeG family HAD IIIA-type phosphatase has protein sequence MLNKFKPTWMVESIYHITPEQLEKNNIKGVLTDLDNTLIAWNNPEGTQELKDWIALMKENAIPVVIISNNSDKRIKIIADKLQLTYVPRSMKPSRRGYIKAAEQLQLPLDQCLMVGDQLLTDVFGANRAGVKSVWVMPIINSDGWNTRINRFFERKLLKRLLKNDPGMIWRKSLD, from the coding sequence ATGTTAAATAAATTCAAACCGACATGGATGGTGGAGTCCATCTATCACATCACTCCGGAACAACTTGAAAAGAACAACATCAAAGGTGTACTGACCGATCTGGACAATACCTTGATCGCCTGGAATAATCCGGAAGGGACACAGGAATTGAAGGATTGGATCGCTTTGATGAAAGAAAATGCGATACCTGTCGTCATCATCTCCAACAACAGCGATAAGCGCATCAAGATAATCGCGGACAAGCTGCAATTGACTTATGTGCCAAGGTCCATGAAGCCTTCCCGCCGTGGGTACATCAAGGCAGCTGAACAGCTGCAGCTTCCGTTGGACCAGTGCCTGATGGTTGGGGACCAATTGCTTACGGATGTTTTTGGTGCAAATCGAGCGGGAGTCAAGAGTGTGTGGGTAATGCCGATCATCAATTCGGACGGATGGAATACGCGCATAAATCGATTCTTTGAAAGAAAACTGCTGAAACGTTTGTTGAAAAATGATCCAGGAATGATATGGAGGAAATCACTTGACTAA
- the ptsP gene encoding phosphoenolpyruvate--protein phosphotransferase, whose translation MKNHLQGIAASDGIAIAKAYLLTEPDLSFEKRKVEDSEGEIARLLQSFETAKSEVSAIRDKAAVSLGEEEAQVFDAHLMVLSDPEMIGSMNSNIRDNGVNAESALSDVAGMFIGMFEAMEDNPYMQERAADIRDVTERVLSHLLGVKIPNPSSITEEVIVVAKDLTPSDTAQLNRDYVKGFVTDIGGRTSHSAIMARSLEIPAIVGSKEITQIVKDGDIIILDGLDGDVFINPDEETLAAYKKKAEEFSAMQAEWHKLKNADTVTADGKHIELAANIGTPKDLEGVIANGAEAVGLYRTEFLYMDSSDFPTEDEQFDAYKTVLEGMEGKPVVVRTMDIGGDKELPYLELPKEMNPFLGYRAIRICLAEPEMFRTQLRALLRASVYGKLRIMFPMISTLNEFRAAKAMLDEEKANLLADGVEVADDIQVGIMIEIPAAAVLAHQFAKEVDFFSIGTNDLIQYTMAADRMNQQVSYLYQPYNPAILTLIKHVIDASHAEGKWTGMCGEMAGDQTAVPLLVGLGLDEFSMSASSVLKTRSLMKRLDSKEMEKLADKAINECTTVEEVIALVEEMKAKLVD comes from the coding sequence ATGAAAAACCACTTACAAGGAATAGCAGCTAGTGACGGTATTGCAATCGCGAAAGCGTATTTGCTTACTGAACCGGATCTATCCTTTGAGAAGCGTAAAGTGGAAGATTCAGAAGGCGAAATTGCTCGCCTTTTGCAAAGCTTTGAAACCGCTAAATCAGAGGTAAGTGCAATCAGAGACAAAGCGGCAGTGTCACTTGGCGAAGAAGAAGCACAAGTTTTTGATGCACATTTAATGGTATTATCCGATCCAGAAATGATTGGATCAATGAACTCCAACATCCGCGACAACGGTGTGAATGCTGAATCAGCACTTTCTGATGTTGCCGGCATGTTCATCGGTATGTTCGAAGCGATGGAAGACAATCCATACATGCAAGAACGTGCTGCGGATATCCGCGACGTTACGGAGCGTGTATTGAGCCACTTGTTGGGCGTCAAAATCCCTAACCCATCGTCAATCACTGAAGAAGTGATCGTCGTTGCAAAAGATTTGACTCCTAGTGATACTGCTCAATTGAACCGTGATTATGTAAAAGGATTCGTTACCGACATCGGTGGACGCACATCCCACAGCGCAATCATGGCCCGTTCTTTGGAGATTCCTGCAATCGTAGGTTCAAAAGAAATCACACAAATCGTCAAAGATGGCGATATCATCATTTTGGATGGTTTGGACGGCGACGTCTTCATCAATCCTGATGAAGAAACATTAGCTGCATACAAGAAGAAAGCTGAAGAGTTCTCTGCGATGCAAGCTGAATGGCACAAACTGAAGAATGCAGATACAGTGACAGCAGACGGTAAACACATCGAATTGGCAGCCAATATCGGAACGCCTAAAGATTTGGAAGGCGTTATCGCCAACGGCGCTGAAGCAGTAGGTCTATATCGTACTGAATTCCTGTACATGGATTCTTCGGACTTCCCGACAGAAGATGAGCAATTCGATGCTTATAAAACTGTTTTGGAAGGCATGGAAGGCAAACCTGTCGTAGTTCGTACAATGGACATCGGTGGGGACAAAGAATTGCCTTATTTGGAATTGCCGAAAGAAATGAATCCATTCTTGGGTTACCGTGCAATCCGTATTTGTTTGGCTGAGCCAGAAATGTTCCGTACACAATTGCGTGCATTGTTGCGTGCTTCCGTTTACGGTAAATTGCGCATCATGTTCCCGATGATTTCGACTCTGAACGAATTCAGAGCTGCAAAAGCGATGTTGGATGAAGAAAAAGCGAATCTATTAGCCGATGGCGTAGAAGTCGCTGATGATATCCAAGTAGGTATCATGATCGAAATCCCAGCAGCAGCTGTTTTAGCTCATCAATTCGCTAAAGAAGTAGATTTCTTCAGTATCGGAACAAATGACTTGATCCAATACACAATGGCGGCAGACCGCATGAACCAACAAGTTTCGTACTTGTATCAACCATACAACCCAGCTATCCTTACGCTGATCAAGCATGTTATCGATGCTTCTCATGCTGAAGGCAAATGGACTGGTATGTGTGGCGAGATGGCCGGCGATCAAACAGCGGTTCCGTTGTTGGTAGGTCTTGGTTTGGATGAGTTCTCCATGAGCGCATCCAGCGTCCTGAAAACACGCAGCTTGATGAAACGCTTGGATTCCAAAGAAATGGAAAAACTAGCGGACAAAGCGATCAATGAATGTACGACTGTTGAAGAAGTCATTGCATTGGTTGAAGAAATGAAAGCTAAATTAGTAGACTAA